In Nocardia sp. NBC_00403, the DNA window CTCGGTGTTGCCGGCGACTTTAGGACGGCGGGTCCTCGCGGTGCGCGGCTCATCGGCGACCCGGGTCTTGCCGGTCGGCCTGCGGTTCGGCGCGGCAGGCTCCGCGGCCCGCCGGTTGCGCGCTCCCGCGCCTGCGACCGCCCGGTCGGTTGCAGCCCGATTCCTGGGCGTTACGCGGTTGACGGGTCGTTTGGATGCCATGAATCGGTCCTCCTACGAGCCGGGCTTGGTCGGGGGCGCGGGTGCGGGTGCGGGGGCACCGGGCGCTTGCGGCGCACCGGGCGTACTACCCGGTTTCGGTGCGTCCAGCGGCACCGGCTGCCCGAGCGATTCCGCCTTCTCCGCCTTCCAGACCTCGCCCTCCTTGATCATGTTCAGCGTCCAGGACTGCCGGAAGCTGACCGGCGCGGTGTCGGGCACGCTGCGTGTCACCTGCAGCACCACCAGCGCCGATGCCCGGTCCCGCTCGGAGTTCAACGAGGTAAGGGCCGCACCGAGCACCTTCGACTCCAGCTTGGTCTTGGACTCCGAAGCCGTCGTCCGCAGCTGTTGCTGCCCCTTGGTCGCCTCGTCGAGCAATTGGCCGGTCATCGAGGACTGGATCATCGCGATCGAGCCGTCCACATCGGCCGGGTTGATCGACATCAGATTGATCGCGGCCTGCCTGGCATCGGTGAGCGCGGCATCACGCGCCTCGGTGCGCGGACCGTCGGTGAAGAACGCGGCACGCACCCAGCCCCCGCCGAACCAGGCCGCGGCGACCAGCGCGATCACCAGCGCGGCGGCGGCCACCACGGTGACGACGAACGGCGGCCGCCCGGCCGCGGCATCGGCGGGCACGGAATCGACCGCACGCGTCGCCGGCTCCGCTGTGGACTGTTCAGCGGTCGGCGACTCGGCGGCGGCCTCCGTGGGGACAGCCGCCGCGGCGTCGGATTCCGTGGAATCGGGCGCGTTGGGTTCCGGCTGTTCCGTGGAAAGATCGGGACTCACGACTTCACCTCGCTGACGCTCGGTTCCGTCGTGCCCCGTGGCGCTGTGCCTATAGTTCGCTCGCTGCGCTCACTCACGACTGCACACCCTAACGTCAGTAATTATTGCGGCGACGCCGCGTCGGTCCTGGTCACCGCTTCGGCGTGACCCCCAGCAGGGTGGCCATCTGAACAGCGATCGGGTTGAGGTTCAGCTTTTCCGGGTCGGTCTTCGGGTTGGAATCCCACGGCTGCACGATGCTCGGGTCGGCGAGATCGGCCCGCGCGCCACCGCGCACCGCGGTCGGATTACCAAACGGCACAGTGCATTTCGCGTCCCGGTTGAACGGGAACTCGTCACGCGTGTCGTCGAAATCCGGATTCTCCCGCTTCATCTGCTCGAGGATCCGCTGGGTCCCCTCGTAGCCCAACGTGCACGCGGGCGGGTTATTGGCTTCGAGGACGAGACCGAAGTGGCTGGTGCCGTCGCCGGGGGCGGTGGAGGAGGCGCCGATGGACAGCGACGGCAGCATGATCAGCAGCGGCCGCAGCGCGTAGAACTTCGGCGAGATGGACTGCAACAGCTGGCGCAGATTCGCCAGGTCCTCGGTCAGTGCGGGGCCACTCTCGCTGAGCAGCGCGCCGATCTGGTCACTTGCGTCCGTTCCCGTCCCGATCAGCCTGCGCAGATCGGGGTCGCTGGACCGCAGCTGAGCGGTCAACAGATCGAGGCCATTGCTGAATCGGCGGATCGCGCCGTCCTGCTCGGCCTGGGTGCCGAGCGCGATGCGGCCGTCCTTGATCAGCTGAATCGTTTGCGGCAGCGTCTCGTTGAACGTGACGGTGAATTTGTTCAGCGAGTCGACGAAAACCTGCAGATCGTCGCCCTTGCCGTTGAACGCTTTGCCGAGCTCGGTGACGGTGGTGTTCAGCGCGGCCAGGTCGACCGAGCTGGTGAACGAGTCCACACTGCCGATCAGTTCCTCGATCGATACCGGTGTCGTCGCCGAGGTGATCACCGAGCCGTCGCGCAGATAGGGACCGCGATCGGAATCGGGCTGCAGATCCAGGTATTGTTCGCCGATGGCGGAGCGGTTGGCAACGACGGCCTTGGCCGAGGCCGGGATATCCGGCGAGCTCGAGTCGATGACGAGGTTCATCACCACGCCCTTGTCGGAGAGCTCCAGATCGCCGACCCGGCCGACCGGAACGCCACGGTAGGTCACCTCGGCGCCCTTGTAGATGCCGCCGGTCTGCGCCGTCTCCACCTTCACGGTGTACAGACCGAAGCCGAGCATATTGTCCAGGCGGATGTACTTGGCGCTGACGAGCACCACACCCACCACCGCGACCACGACGAAGAGGATCAGCTGATTACGGACAAGGCGGGTCATCGCGGACCACCTCCCACACCGAGTTGGTCGAGAATCGCACCGAGCGGATTCGTCGGCGGCGCAACGCCGTTCGCGGGCGCGAAGGCCATGTTCGGCGGCAGCGGCAGGATCGAGACCGTGGGCCAGCCCGGTCGCGGACCGTTCCCGTTGTAGTACGGGTTGGTCGGGTTGATCACCGGCGTCGGACCCGTTTTCGGCGGGATGTACACCGGATCACCCTTGCCGACGCCGAGATTGCTCAGCGTCACGCCGATCTGCTGGTCCACCGACAGCCAGGTGTTCACCTGACCACCGAAGGTGCCCTCCAGCGTCGAGTCGGGGAACGGGTAGGTCGGCACCAGCGGCAGCGCCGTGACCAGATCCGGCGCCGCGCGGCCGAGCTCCTGCAGTGTCGGACGCAGTGCACGCAGATCGGTGATCAGATCGTTCTTCGAGCGGTCCAGCACCTCGAACCCGGCCTGGCCGACCCGATCGAGCTGGGCCAGCATCGAAATAAGCTGCGGGCGTTGCTCATTGAGGATCTTGATACCCTCGGGCAGTTCGTCGAGGATCTTGCCGATCTGATCGGTCTGGGTGGCCACCCGGCCGCTCAGTGTCGCGAGACCATCGATGGCCCTGGTGATGTTGTCGACCTGCGCGTCCAGTCCTGCGATGAGCGTGTTCGCCTGATCGAGCAGCGAACGCACCTTGTCCTCGCGGCCGCCCAACGTCCGGTTCAGCTCGGTGACGATGGGCTGCAGCTGCGCGACGCCACCACCGTTGAGCAGCAACGACATCGCGCCGAGCACCTGCTCGATTTCGGTGGCGTGCCGGGTATTGGCGACCGGGATCACCGAGCCGTCGGTGAGCTTCTTCGGGTCCGGATCCGCGGTGGGCCTGGTCAGCTCGATGAATTTCTCACCGAGCAGATTGGTCTGCTTCACCTCCGCCTTCGCGTTGGCGGGCAGCTCGACCGAGGAGTTCACCACGGTCCGCACGCTCGCGGTCCACTGGTCCTTGCCGATGACGATCTCCTCCACCCGACCCACCGGCACGCCTTCGAGCTTGACCGCCGACTGCGGCACCAGGTCGAGCACATCGTCGAACTGGATCTCGATATGCATCGGGTGCGCGCCGACATCCGCGCCACCCGGCAGCGGGACGCTGTAGATGCCGTTGGAGGCGCACGAGGCCACCAGCAGGCCGACCGCGCTCAGCGCCACGGCCGCTGCGCCCTTGCGAATCGTGTTGCGGCTCATCACCGGCCACCTCCCTGCGACGGCGGAAGCTGATCGGACGGGGTGCCCGGCACGGTCCCCGGCACCGGGGCGCGCTGCTCGTTCTCGCCACTGAGGATGCCGAACGGCAGGATCAGCGTTGGCGTCTTCACGCCCGCGGTGATCTGGTCGGTGATCTCCTTGCAGTGGTCGAGCAGCGGTCGCATCTGCTTGCCGATGGCCTCGAACTTCGGATCGCCCGGCATCAGCTTGCTCAGATCGAGCATCTTGCACACCGCACCGAACGGATCTTGCAGATCGGTGAAGTTGGCGCGCATGTCGAGCGTGCCCGATTCGCCGTTGTGCACATTGATCAGATTGCTCAGCGCCAGCGGCAGCACCGGAAGCGCGGCGGCGAGATCATCGCGCTTGTCGGCGAGGGTCTTGGTGAGCTCGGTGAGCGCCTGCGCGTTGTCGGCGATCAGGTCGCGGTTGTCGTCGATGAACCGGGCGACATCGCCGAGGCCGACCGACAGCAGGTTCAACGCTTCACCGAGGTTCTGCCGCTCGCCGGCGAGGAACCCGGACAGATCCGCGAGCTGCGCGTTGAATTGACGCACCTGCGAGTCGTTCTGGGCCAGCATGGTCACGAAGCTCTGCAGGTTCTTCACGGTGTCGAAGATGTCCCCGCGCGCGTCGGACAGGTAGCGCGCCGCCCGCGAGAGCTGCGTGATGCTGTTGGCGAGCGCCTCGCCGTTGCCTGCCAGGTTCGCCGCCGACGTGCGCACCAGCTCGTTCACCGCGCCCTCGGCGTTGGCGCCGTTGGGGCCCAACGCATCCGACAGCTCGGTGATGCTCTTGTACAGCTGGTCGACCTCCACCGGGGTGACCGTGCGGTCCCGCGGAATGGTCGCGGTGCGGCCCATTTTCGGCCCGCCGGTGTACACCGGCGTCAGCTGGATGAATCGGTCGGAGACCACCGAGGGGGTGATCTGCGCGGCCTTGGCGTCGGCGGGCACGTCGTATTTCCGGTCGACATCCATGACGACCCTGACCTGGTCGCCCAGCGGCTCGACCGAGGCGACCCGTCCCACCGGCACCCCGAGCACCCGCACGTCGGAACCCTCGTAGATGCCGACCGATCGATCGAAGTAGGCGGTGATCTTGGTGGTGGTCATCCGATCGAACAGCCACCACAACACACCCGCCGCCAGCAGGGCAGCGACCACCACCACGGCGATGGCCGCCTTGGTGCCGCGACTGGAGGACCGCAGTGCGGTCAAGGGCTCACCGCGCCAGCTCGTCGCCATGTCAGTTACCTTCCAGAGGGCCGAAAGAACGCACCGGCGGCCGATCACCGGGAATTTCCGGCAGGCCCGGCGGAAGCAGGTTGACGATCACCGCGTCGAACCAGCGACCGGTGCCGAGCACGTTGGCGTAGAGGCCGTAGAACGGCGCCGCGAGTTCCAATGTCTTGGAGATGTTCTGCTGGTTGGCGTTGAGCAGGTCGATGGAGGCCTTCAGATTGGTCAGGGCCGGGCCGATCTGCTCCTGGTTGTCGTGCACCAGCGCGCTGAGTTCGGCCGCCACCGTCTTGGCTCCGGTGAGCAACTGCGAGATCGACTGCTGACGAACATTGAGCTCGGTCAGCAACTGCCCGCCCGAGGCGAGCAGCCGCTCGAACTCGGCATTGCGATCCGCGAGCACCTGGGTGGTCTGCTTGGTCGCGGCGAACATCCGCTTGAGCTCTTGGTCGCGCTTGCCGAGGGTCTCCGAGAGCCTGGCGACACCATCGATGGAACTGCGGATCTCCGGCGGCGTGGTGGCGAATGCCTCCGACAGCACCCGCATGCTGGTGGCCAGCTGCGTGGTGTCGATCTCGTCGATGTTCTTTGCCGCATCACTGAACGCATCCACCACGTCGTACGGAGAAAGCGTGCGCGACAACGGGATTCGCTTGCTCGGATCGGCGGGCTCGGAGCCCTTCGGGTCCAGCGCCAGGTACTTCTGCCCCAGCACGGTCTTGATCTGGATGGAGGCGGTCGTCTCGTTGCCGACCCAGGCGTCCTTGGTGCGGAAGTCGATGAGCACCCGGTCACCGGCCAGCCGGACATCCGACACTGCACCGACCTTGACGCCGGCGATGCGGACTTCGTTGCCCTTCTTGATGCCCGCCGCCTCGGAGAACTCGGCGGTGTACCTGGTGCCTGCGCCGATGATCGGCAGCCGGTCCAGGAAGAACGCGGAGATCGTCACCAGCAGCACCATCACGAGGCCGAGCACACCCATGAATGCGGGG includes these proteins:
- a CDS encoding MCE family protein; this translates as MATSWRGEPLTALRSSSRGTKAAIAVVVVAALLAAGVLWWLFDRMTTTKITAYFDRSVGIYEGSDVRVLGVPVGRVASVEPLGDQVRVVMDVDRKYDVPADAKAAQITPSVVSDRFIQLTPVYTGGPKMGRTATIPRDRTVTPVEVDQLYKSITELSDALGPNGANAEGAVNELVRTSAANLAGNGEALANSITQLSRAARYLSDARGDIFDTVKNLQSFVTMLAQNDSQVRQFNAQLADLSGFLAGERQNLGEALNLLSVGLGDVARFIDDNRDLIADNAQALTELTKTLADKRDDLAAALPVLPLALSNLINVHNGESGTLDMRANFTDLQDPFGAVCKMLDLSKLMPGDPKFEAIGKQMRPLLDHCKEITDQITAGVKTPTLILPFGILSGENEQRAPVPGTVPGTPSDQLPPSQGGGR
- a CDS encoding MCE family protein → MDDRILLGKRSPAFMGVLGLVMVLLVTISAFFLDRLPIIGAGTRYTAEFSEAAGIKKGNEVRIAGVKVGAVSDVRLAGDRVLIDFRTKDAWVGNETTASIQIKTVLGQKYLALDPKGSEPADPSKRIPLSRTLSPYDVVDAFSDAAKNIDEIDTTQLATSMRVLSEAFATTPPEIRSSIDGVARLSETLGKRDQELKRMFAATKQTTQVLADRNAEFERLLASGGQLLTELNVRQQSISQLLTGAKTVAAELSALVHDNQEQIGPALTNLKASIDLLNANQQNISKTLELAAPFYGLYANVLGTGRWFDAVIVNLLPPGLPEIPGDRPPVRSFGPLEGN
- a CDS encoding MCE family protein, which gives rise to MSRNTIRKGAAAVALSAVGLLVASCASNGIYSVPLPGGADVGAHPMHIEIQFDDVLDLVPQSAVKLEGVPVGRVEEIVIGKDQWTASVRTVVNSSVELPANAKAEVKQTNLLGEKFIELTRPTADPDPKKLTDGSVIPVANTRHATEIEQVLGAMSLLLNGGGVAQLQPIVTELNRTLGGREDKVRSLLDQANTLIAGLDAQVDNITRAIDGLATLSGRVATQTDQIGKILDELPEGIKILNEQRPQLISMLAQLDRVGQAGFEVLDRSKNDLITDLRALRPTLQELGRAAPDLVTALPLVPTYPFPDSTLEGTFGGQVNTWLSVDQQIGVTLSNLGVGKGDPVYIPPKTGPTPVINPTNPYYNGNGPRPGWPTVSILPLPPNMAFAPANGVAPPTNPLGAILDQLGVGGGPR
- a CDS encoding MCE family protein, whose protein sequence is MTRLVRNQLILFVVVAVVGVVLVSAKYIRLDNMLGFGLYTVKVETAQTGGIYKGAEVTYRGVPVGRVGDLELSDKGVVMNLVIDSSSPDIPASAKAVVANRSAIGEQYLDLQPDSDRGPYLRDGSVITSATTPVSIEELIGSVDSFTSSVDLAALNTTVTELGKAFNGKGDDLQVFVDSLNKFTVTFNETLPQTIQLIKDGRIALGTQAEQDGAIRRFSNGLDLLTAQLRSSDPDLRRLIGTGTDASDQIGALLSESGPALTEDLANLRQLLQSISPKFYALRPLLIMLPSLSIGASSTAPGDGTSHFGLVLEANNPPACTLGYEGTQRILEQMKRENPDFDDTRDEFPFNRDAKCTVPFGNPTAVRGGARADLADPSIVQPWDSNPKTDPEKLNLNPIAVQMATLLGVTPKR